From the Chitinophaga lutea genome, the window ATATTGTCGCGGCCCTGTAAAGCGGCGCCGTTAATGGTTACCCTGCCGCCGTCCACCTTCACGGTCAGTTCCCTGCCGTTGGTCGTTACCAGTTTCACGTTATCCCGCAGGTCGCTGAAATTGGTCACACCGTCCACCACGTGATGATTCAGCAATTCCGTCAGTTTCTCGCGGTTTTCGGTTTTCAGCAGGTCAGACATCCGGCCCGACTGTAACTTGCCGAACGCGATATCGGTAGGCGCAAATATCGTAAACGGTCCCTTTTGGGAAAGTACCACATCCAATTCGGCAGCTTTAATGCTCTTCGACATAGTGGCTAGATTTTTGTCGGCCACAACAACTTCCACAACATTTGACATGATATGTAATTTAGCTGCAGGTAGAATAACCCGCAGTTCATGTAAGGTAACCTTATTAAACGGATAAAGGTTGATTTATTATCGCTTCGGCCGGTATATTATTTTCCCCTGCGTCTTTTCAGCATCCTGGCATGTTCCCGGCAGCGTTCTAAAGTCTTTCCGCTTCCATGTTAAAATTCAGGTTTACGGCGTGGCAAAGCAAGTATTGGGCATGCAGAAATTCAGCGAAAAAACATGAGATTCCTGATGTTTTCACAGCACCGCCGGTAGTTATGCTGAAATCAAAAATATTCCTGTCAAAATTCGGTCTCAAACACGCAATATTCCTTTAATTGCCGCATTCAGCGTGGGCGTTTGTTTTTATTTAAATGGAAAGATTGTTAACCTAAAAGTTGTCATTATGGAATTAGTTCGTATCTTTGGGAAAGAGGATGCAGAAGATGGTTTATTTGCTGTAAAGTATCATAAGGATGGGCCGGATGAATTCGATCGTTTGTTTAATCTGTGGAATGACACCGAATACGTGGAATCCTTTTGTTATGAAAACGAAGCTGACCTGGTTGACGCCTTTCAGCGGCCTGTTACGGTGGAGGAAGCTGCGAGGGAAATAATAGAAGAGGCTATGGTTATGGAAGAGCAGCTATTTGAGTATTATGAAAGCACCCGGCTGCAGGAGATATTCAGGCCGTTATTTAATCACGAGTATATTCTTTCTCCGCTGCAACGCTCAAAAGCCTGCATTGTGGTAAAGATGTTCCATCGTCCCAAGCTCATAGTCTATGCCATACGGTTGGCGCCAAATTCATTTATTATGAGCGGCGGCGCGGTTAAACTGACCGCCACCATGAACGACAGGCCTCATTTAATGGAAGAACTACGCAAACTTGACAGTGTTAAAGGTTGGTTGCAGCAGAACGATATAGACATTTCGCAAACACTTAATTTTTTTTGACATGAACCTGAATGAAAAATTACAAAAGCTCATGAGCGATCAACCTTCCAAATGGAGGGAGAACGCAGCTGAAAGAATGGCAACGGCGGGCTGGAGAAAAAACTCGATTGCCGTTGCTCTCCGGGTATTAACGATACTCCGCGAAAAGGAAATGACCCAATCCGCCCTTGCTGAATTGATGGGCGTATCGCGGCAGCAGATCAGCAAAATCGTCAGCGGGAGCGAGAACCTGACGTTTGAAACGATTGACAAACTGGAAAAAGCGCTGGGCGCAAAGCTGATGATCATCGAAGGCGGCAGTACGCCACCTGCTGCCGGCGTCGTTCAACCCGGTCCAGACAAAAAAGAAGGTAAAGCGCCGCGCAAGGCGAAGAAATAATCCCCTTCAGAACACTATTCCAAACTGAAACCCGGCACCCACTGTTCCCGGCTGGTCGTTACCGAACCTCACCGGCACCGGAACCGCAACAAAGTACCCGGTATGTTTCCCCTTGTACACCACCTTGTTCAGCACCGGCGTAAACCCATACCGGCCGGAGGTTTCAAACGCGGCCCTCGCCGCCAGGGTAAATCCCTTCCCAAGACCGAAGAGCGCACCCGGGTGAAATAAAAAATTGTTCATCTTATTGGTGCCGGACGTCACCCGCACAGTGGGTACGAACTCCATCGAAAAGCCGATGCGCGGGCTCTTCCAGATATTGATACCGGTAGGCAGCCCCACCGTATAGACGCCATCGAAATTGTAATGCGGCACGTCACTGCCAAAGGTAACGACCGGATGCAGGATTCCCACGTAAGCCCCGATTTTCGGATAGGCGGGAGCGGTATGCTGTGCATGTGCACCCGTGAAGGAAATGCCCGTTAAAATGCCTGTCAGGATGCCTTTACGCAGCCGGTTGGGGAAAGTGCCTTTTCTGATGTTTGCGTTCATGTGCCGGAGATTTTGGCACAATACTACCGACGATACGGCGCATGGAATAGAACAGGGATTACTGCTGGTATGAAATTTACTTTTCTGTAAAAAAAGTCCTGAGGTCTTACCGTAGACGGATTTATTCAAGGCAAAGAAAATGCCATCGCCCGGTATTATCAGCATGATACCACATGTTTTCAGGCGTTGCTGACAAGCCCGCCAGTAGCGGAATCTATTCCCCGCAAAGAAAAGCCGCCACCCGGAATTACCGGAATGATATCACATGTTTCCCGGCTTTACCGGCAAGCCGCTACAGCAACTGGTACTCCGCCGCCAGTTTGATGACCGCGGGCATGTTCTTCACGTAAAATTTCTCCATGAGGTTTTTACGGTGCGCTTCCACGGTATGCGTGCTGACCGAGAGGGCATCCGCGATGCGGCGCGACGTAAGCCCCCTGCCGATCAACTGCAGAATTTCTTTTTCCCGCCGTGTAATGCTCGGCAGCGCATAACCGCCGAGGTCAGGGGTGCTGTTCATTTCCTGCTGTGCGCGGCTGCAGAGGTACACCTGCCCGTCGCCCACCGTACACACAGCCGCCAGGATCTCCTCCGCACCGGCCGTTTCGACCAGATACCCTCCGGCGCCGCATTGCAGCATCGACAAAATGCAGGAGCGCTCGTTGCGCTGACTGAACGCTACCACCTGTGCGGATGGGCGTTTCTTTTTGATGTCGAGGCAAAAGCGGCTGCCGTTGGTATCGGGTAGCATGATATCCGTCAATACTACCAGGGGTTGCAATTCGTTGACGAGGGCTTGCAGCGCTTCACG encodes:
- a CDS encoding fasciclin domain-containing protein; its protein translation is MSKSIKAAELDVVLSQKGPFTIFAPTDIAFGKLQSGRMSDLLKTENREKLTELLNHHVVDGVTNFSDLRDNVKLVTTNGRELTVKVDGGRVTINGAALQGRDNIGSNGVVHSLDTVIEMK
- a CDS encoding helix-turn-helix transcriptional regulator, with the protein product MNLNEKLQKLMSDQPSKWRENAAERMATAGWRKNSIAVALRVLTILREKEMTQSALAELMGVSRQQISKIVSGSENLTFETIDKLEKALGAKLMIIEGGSTPPAAGVVQPGPDKKEGKAPRKAKK
- a CDS encoding response regulator transcription factor; its protein translation is MIDVICVDARPIVLAGLRQILSGHAGIRPAGFYQTGREALQALVNELQPLVVLTDIMLPDTNGSRFCLDIKKKRPSAQVVAFSQRNERSCILSMLQCGAGGYLVETAGAEEILAAVCTVGDGQVYLCSRAQQEMNSTPDLGGYALPSITRREKEILQLIGRGLTSRRIADALSVSTHTVEAHRKNLMEKFYVKNMPAVIKLAAEYQLL